In Hypomesus transpacificus isolate Combined female chromosome 4, fHypTra1, whole genome shotgun sequence, the following are encoded in one genomic region:
- the gja4 gene encoding gap junction protein alpha 4 — MSRADWSFLEHLLEEGQEYSTGVGRVWLTVLFLFRMLILGTAAESAWDDEQEDFLCNTRQPGCTSVCYDKAFPISHFRYFVLQVVFVSTPTIFYFGYVAVRAAKDKNNKEEGERRKTEVGGGEAAEGLKEKKMEERKKEEEVEEKEGERRGRKSVKVLPEAPKLKGRLLCAYAASILLQLLLEASFIAGLWLLYGGFVIHARFECVRDPCPHIVDCFVSRPTEKTIFTIYTQVIAAISLLLNLVELFHLLQLAITYRLEKFYRIQDRCSMPGIGRAMACPVAPASSYQSHLYQPEGREQGYPQPCESYVAAEVTWGTGDPPTTGDLLPSYLTCMGGLRTTHSPRTQVKKHTHITHDGTHTKGSHKGHSKPKHYV, encoded by the coding sequence ATGTCCAGGGCAGACTGGTCGTTCCTGGAGCACCTACTGGAGGAAGGGCAGGAGTACTCCACAGGCGTGGGCCGAGTGTGGCTCACAGTTCTCTTCCTGTTCCGCATGCTGATCCTGGGCACTGCGGCAGAGTCAGCCTGGGATGACGAACAGGAAGACTTCCTGTGCAACACACGTCAGCCGGGCTGCACCTCTGTGTGCTACGACAAGGCCTTCCCCATCTCACACTTCCGTTACTTTGTCTTGCAGGTGGTCTTTGTGTCCACACCCACCATCTTCTACTTTGGCTACGTAGCGGTGAGGGCAGCCAAGGACAAGAATaacaaggaggagggggagaggaggaagactgaGGTGGGTGGTGGAGAAGCAGCAGAGGGCCTGAaagagaagaagatggaggagaggaagaaggaagaagaggtggaggagaaggagggagagaggagaggaaggaagtctGTGAAGGTGCTTCCAGAAGCTCCCAAGCTGAAGGGGCGTCTGTTGTGTGCGTATGCTGCCAGCATCCTGCTCCAGCTACTCCTGGAAGCCAGCTTCATCGCTGGACTCTGGCTGCTCTATGGCGGCTTTGTCATCCACGCCAGGTTTGAGTGCGTGCGTGACCCCTGCCCTCACATCGTGGATTGCTTTGTATCCCGTCCCACTGAGAAGACCATCTTCACCATCTACACCCAGGTAATCGCCgccatctccctccttctcaacCTTGTTGAGCTCTTCCACCTGCTCCAGCTGGCCATCACCTACCGGCTGGAGAAGTTCTACCGCATCCAGGATCGGTGCAGCATGCCCGGCATAGGAAGAGCTATGGCTTGCCCTGTGGCACCGGCATCCTCCTACCAGAGCCACCTCTACCAGCCTGAAGGGAGGGAACAAGGCTATCCCCAGCCGTGTGAGAGCTACGTTGCAGCAGAGGTGACCTGGGGCACTGGGGACCCCCCCACCACAGGGGACCTGCTCCCTAGCTACCTCACCTGCATGGGGGGTTTGAGGACCACACACTCCCCCCGAACCCAGgtcaagaaacacacacacatcacacatgatggcacacacacaaagggttcCCATAAGGGACATTCCAAACCGAAGCATTACGTTTGA
- the ndufs6 gene encoding NADH dehydrogenase [ubiquinone] iron-sulfur protein 6, mitochondrial, with protein sequence MAAAAGRILSFSRNAKVLVSPLKMSAVSAPRHYVTVSSTGEAITHTGQVFDEHDPRRARFVGRQKEVNRNFAISLVAEEPVSEVGARVVSCDGGGGALGHPKVYINLDKDTKVGTCGYCGLQFKQSHHH encoded by the exons ATGGCGGCCGCAGCGGGCAGGATTCTGTCCTTCAGTAGAAATGCTAAGGTACTTGTATCACCACTGAAAATGTCAGCTGTATCTGCACCACGACACTACGTAACCGTGTCAAGCACCGGGGAAGCTATCACCCACACCGGCCAG GTGTTTGATGAGCATGACCCCAGAAGAGCCCGATTCGTTGGCAGACAGAAAGAG GTGAACAGGAACTTTGCCATCAGTCTGGTGGCAGAAGAACCAGTCAGTGAAGTTGGTGCAAGGGTGGTGTCCTGTGACGGGGGTGGGGGAGCCCTGGGCCACCCTAAGGTGTACATCAACCTG GACAAAGATACGAAGGTTGGCACGTGTGGATACTGTGGGCTTCAGTTCAAGCAGAGTCATCATCATTAA
- the mrpl36 gene encoding 39S ribosomal protein L36, mitochondrial, with translation MLTHQARTLSRQLTVLGRSSLCWFPHPGFLYRGLSALLATPRLLVPGRAPGFQAPAPATFPQDRGSLLGQCQHLPCLQPCAEMKTKSSLKRRCKDCFYVRRRGRLFVFCKTHPRHKQRQG, from the coding sequence ATGTTAACCCACCAGGCCCGCACCCTGTCCCGGCAGCTGACCGTGCTGGGCCGGTCCTCCCTGTGTTGGTTCCCCCACCCTGGGTTCCTGTACAGAGGGCTCTCTGCCCTCTTAGCCACCCCTCGGCTCCTGGTGCCCGGCAGAGCCCCCGGCTTCCAGGCCCCCGCTCCTGCAACCTTCCCCCAGGACAGGGGCTCCCTCCTGGGCCAGTGCCAGCACCTCCCCTGTCTGCAGCCCTGCGCTGAGATGAAGACCAAGAGTTCTCTGAAACGACGTTGCAAAGACTGCTTTTACGTGCGTCGAAGGGGAcgtttgtttgtgttctgtaAGACACACCCGAGGCACAAGCAGAGACAGGGGTGA
- the irx4b gene encoding LOW QUALITY PROTEIN: iroquois-class homeodomain protein IRX-4b (The sequence of the model RefSeq protein was modified relative to this genomic sequence to represent the inferred CDS: deleted 1 base in 1 codon) yields the protein MKKQTAEIYHIYIYCTFSIFVRYASADGASRRKNATRETTSTLKAWLQEHQKNPYPTKGEKIMLAIITKMTLTQVSTWFANARRRLKKENKVTWSPRANKGSDDRGLDDDSDGGEESMEEQPMKSIAGMYASPHVTTAYDVIGFTIVLGTGNFSNIVSSHYSCHVISDEGQHPGLQQGDLEDFDLLESDGSDGELKQQFDIKSISIQTGPLSDTSHRPCSHTTDTFQRNERLSTNAPKLPPEQNPPDIDSKPKIWSIAQTAVSLNSAVQPEYFSCMRSSSGASLPGYLSDVGPNPNPRDQGYQSDMGLAASHRDPGSPVATLREWVDGVFHDPPLFHPQPVHQTASKQTAAWKRLNGSSMETQGRLFEHIASSLQHV from the exons ATGAAAAAGCAAACTGCAGAAATTTACCACATCTATATTTACTGCACATTTTCTATTTTTGTCAGGTATGCAAGTGCGGACGGAGCATCACGTCGTAAGAACGCGACCCGGGAGACCACGAGCACTCTGAAGGCCTGGCTGCAGGAGCACCAGAAGAACCCGTACCCCACCAAGGGGGAGAAGATCATGCTAGCCATCATCACCAAGATGACACTGACACAG GTGTCTACCTGGTTTGCAAATGCGCGCAGGAGACTAAAGAAAGAGAACAAGGTGACTTGGTCCCCGCGTGCTAATAAAGGTTCAGATGACCGAGGCCTTGATGACGACAGCGATGGCGGAGAGGAGTCTATGGAGGAGCAGCCAATGAAAAGCATTGCCGGTATGTACGCCTCCCCGCACGTAACAACAG CTTATGATGTTATCGGTTTCACTATCGTTTTAGGAACAGGGAATTTTTCCAACATTGTCTCATCACATTATTCATGTCATGTCATTTCAGATGAAGGGCAGCATCCGGGCCTCCAGCAGGGTGATCTGGAGGACTTTGACCTGCTTGAATCAGACGGTTCTGATGGAGAACTGAAACAGCAGTTTGACATAAAGAGCATTTCCATCCAAACAGGCCCCCTGTCAGACACTTCTCATAGGCCTTGTTctcacaccacagacacatttCAGAGAAACGAAAGATTGTCTACAAACGCTCCAAAACTGCCCCCAGAGCAAAACCCACCAGATATAGACAGCAAACCAAAAATCTGGTCAATCGCGCAAACTGCAGTTTCTTTGAATTCCGCTGTCCAACCTGAGTATTTTTCCTGCATGCGGTCATCCAGCGGAGCCTCCCTCCCGGGCTATCTGTCAGACGTggggcctaaccctaaccctagagaCCAGGGCTATCAATCAGACATGGGGCTGGCTGCGTCTCATAGAGACCCGGGCTCTCCGGTCGCAACGCTCAGAGAATGGGTTGATGGAGTTTTCCATGACCCCCCGCTGTTCCATCCACAACCGGTGCACCAGACAGCCTCCAAGCAAACCGCGGCATGGAAACGGTTAAACGGGTCCTCGATGGAAACTCAGGGACGTTTGTTTGAACACATTGCCTCCTCTCTACAGCACGTCTAG